One Entomomonas asaccharolytica DNA segment encodes these proteins:
- a CDS encoding ERF family protein: MSEQNNQPEQLPEAKNIYQAMACVMADIEAIGKDKRNEQQNFNYRGIDDIYNVIHPILSKYGIFTAPEVLEQSRTERTTNKNGKVSVLAFVNIKVKYTFWCKDGSHLDCVVAGEGMDSGDKATAKAMSIAHKYALLQTFSIPTAELIDQEADTYGDITPLFNEDEFNSKLEKANTAENLRELWTDTNNTLKNIGDSTTWNRLKVLISDKQKSISEQEQAN, from the coding sequence ATGTCAGAACAAAATAACCAACCTGAACAGTTGCCAGAAGCAAAGAATATTTATCAAGCAATGGCCTGTGTTATGGCTGATATTGAAGCTATAGGCAAAGATAAAAGAAACGAACAACAAAATTTTAATTATCGTGGCATTGATGATATTTACAATGTTATTCATCCTATTTTATCAAAGTATGGAATATTCACTGCTCCAGAAGTTTTAGAGCAATCAAGAACTGAAAGAACCACTAATAAGAATGGCAAAGTTAGTGTATTAGCCTTTGTTAATATAAAGGTTAAATATACTTTTTGGTGTAAAGATGGCTCACATCTTGATTGTGTTGTTGCTGGTGAAGGTATGGATAGTGGAGACAAGGCTACAGCTAAAGCCATGTCAATAGCTCACAAATACGCCCTACTTCAAACGTTTAGTATTCCAACTGCTGAATTGATAGATCAAGAAGCTGATACTTATGGTGATATAACTCCTTTATTTAATGAGGATGAATTTAATTCCAAGTTAGAAAAAGCAAATACTGCTGAAAATCTTAGGGAGCTATGGACTGATACAAATAACACCTTGAAAAATATAGGTGACTCTACAACTTGGAACAGATTAAAAGTATTAATTTCTGATAAGCAAAAATCAATAAGCGAACAAGAACAGGCTAACTAA
- a CDS encoding RyR domain-containing protein — translation MSKNDSDCFALDDYEKKYCESPSADCIDHSFVAMIAHNVNKAYCHSIGDDSQPNWHEAPQWQKDSAINGVKYHLSNDNVTPEQSHESWLKQKQDEGWKYGEVKDPEKKEHPCFRPYSELPQEQRTKDFLFKAVVDSFKF, via the coding sequence ATGAGTAAAAATGATTCAGATTGTTTTGCATTAGATGATTATGAAAAAAAATATTGTGAGTCACCATCAGCTGATTGTATAGATCATTCTTTTGTAGCGATGATAGCCCACAATGTGAATAAGGCTTATTGTCATTCTATTGGTGATGATAGTCAACCTAATTGGCATGAAGCACCGCAATGGCAAAAAGATAGTGCTATCAATGGTGTCAAATATCATTTAAGTAATGATAACGTTACACCTGAACAAAGCCATGAAAGCTGGTTAAAACAAAAGCAGGATGAAGGCTGGAAGTACGGGGAAGTAAAAGATCCCGAAAAGAAAGAGCATCCTTGTTTTAGACCTTACAGCGAGTTACCACAGGAACAGCGCACTAAAGATTTTCTGTTTAAAGCCGTTGTTGATAGTTTTAAATTTTAA
- a CDS encoding pentapeptide repeat-containing protein encodes MNLDELQEVLKKHGMWLEDEEGGECANLCGANLFGANLFGANLRGANLRGANLCGANLCGANLCGANLCGANLCGANLRGANLRGANLCGANLRGANLCGANLRGANLCGANLCGANLENNRLWDTCGDNRFIKTLRNCGKYTITYTKDRIQIGCKNYSIEQWRNFSDDEIERMDIGALDWWKEVKDWLFETINKFPAE; translated from the coding sequence ATGAACTTAGATGAACTTCAAGAAGTATTAAAAAAACATGGCATGTGGTTAGAAGACGAGGAAGGCGGAGAATGTGCTAACCTGTGTGGTGCTAACCTGTTTGGTGCTAACCTGTTTGGTGCTAACCTGCGTGGTGCTAACCTGCGTGGTGCTAACCTGTGTGGTGCTAACCTGTGTGGTGCTAACCTGTGTGGTGCTAACCTGTGTGGTGCTAACCTGTGTGGTGCTAACCTGCGTGGTGCTAACCTGCGTGGTGCTAACCTGTGTGGTGCTAACCTGCGTGGTGCTAACCTGTGTGGTGCTAACCTGCGTGGTGCTAACCTGTGTGGTGCTAACCTGTGTGGTGCTAACCTAGAAAATAATAGGCTATGGGATACTTGCGGTGATAACAGATTTATAAAAACATTAAGAAACTGTGGCAAGTATACGATTACTTATACAAAAGACCGTATTCAAATAGGCTGTAAAAACTACTCAATAGAACAATGGCGTAATTTCTCTGATGATGAAATTGAACGCATGGATATTGGTGCGCTCGACTGGTGGAAAGAAGTTAAAGACTGGTTGTTTGAAACTATTAATAAGTTCCCTGCTGAGTAG